The Porites lutea chromosome 4, jaPorLute2.1, whole genome shotgun sequence genome contains a region encoding:
- the LOC140935710 gene encoding phosphoglycerate kinase-like encodes MSFNFNKLSVASVDCKGKRVLMRVDFNVPLNKGKKVANNQRIVAALQSVRYCLDSGAQSVVLMSHMGRPGGKRVEEYSLAPVADELKKLLQRDVTFLPDCVGPEVEEACKNPSSGSVILLENLRFHIEEEGKGVDSEGNKVTASKEAVKAFCDSLAKLGDIYVNDAFGTAHRAHSSMVGVNLPKRAAGFLVQKELLYFSRAMERPDRPYLFILGGSKVSDKIVLIENLLAKVNDMIICGGMAYTFVKVLHNMEIGKSLFDEEGSKLIQKICDKAKEKGVNLHFPIDFVATSKFAQDTETKLTNLETGIPPDWMALDNGPESIKKFRKVVMKAKTIVWNGPLGLFQASAKFAGGSKGIMDAVVAATKAGAVSIIGGGATATVFFMHGTEDLVSHISTGGGASLELLEGKTLPGVASLTDA; translated from the exons ATGTCCTTCAACTTCAACAAGTTATCAGTCGCTTCTGTTGACTGTAAAGGAAAGCGCGTTTTGATGCG TGTTGACTTTAATGTACCACTCAACAAGGGGAAAAAGGTTGCAAACAACCAAAG GATTGTAGCTGCCCTGCAGAGTGTCCGTTATTGCCTGGATAGTGGTGCTCAGAGTGTGGTATTGATGAGCCATATGGGCCGGCCTGGTGGCAAAAGAGTGGAGGAATATTCATTGGCCCCTGTTGCTGATGAACTAAAGAAATTATTACAAAG GGATGTGACATTTCTTCCTGACTGTGTTGGCCCTGAAGTAGAGGAAGCATGTAAAAACCCAAGCTCCG GCTCAGTGATCTTGCTGGAAAACCTACGTTTCCACATTGAGGAGGAAGGCAAAGGTGTTGATAGTGAAGGAAACAAG GTTACAGCCAGCAAAGAGGCAGTGAAAGCATTCTGTGATTCTTTAGCAAAGTTAGGAGACATTTATGTTAATGACGCGTTTGGCACTGCTCATCGAGCTCACAG CTCTATGGTGGGTGTTAATTTGCCTAAGAGGGCTGCAGGATTTTTGGTGCAAAAAGAGCTGCTCTACTTCTCAAGAGCAATGGAAAGACCTGACAGACCTTATCTGTTTATCCTAGGAGG GTCCAAAGTGTCTGATAAAATTGTGCTTATTGAGAATTTACTGGCTAAAGTGAATGACATGATTATTTGTGGTGGAATGGCTTACACATTTGTCAAAGTTCTTCATAATATGGAA attggAAAATCACTCTTTGACGAAGAAGGGTCAAAACTAATCCAGAAGATTTGCGATAAAGCCAAAGAAAAGGGAGTGAATCTCCATTTCCCAATAGATTTTGTTGCGACTAGTAAATTTGCTCAGGATACTGAG ACTAAGCTGACCAATCTTGAAACTGGAATTCCTCCAGACTGGATG GCACTGGACAATGGACCTGAAAGTATCAAGAAATTCAGGAAAGTGGTGATGAAAGCTAAAACTATTGTATGGAATGG TCCACTAGGTTTGTTCCAAGCGTCAGCTAAATTTGCAGGAGGAAGCAAAGGTATTATGGATGCAGTTGTGGCAGCAACAAAAGCTGGTGCAGTGTCTATCATTG GTGGGGGTGCTACTGCGACAGTCTTTTTTATGCACGGTACAGAAGATCTGGTCAGTCACATCAGCACTGGGGGAGGTGCTTCCCTTGAGCTTTTGGAGG GTAAGACACTTCCTGGGGTGGCCTCCTTGACGGATGCATGA
- the LOC140933579 gene encoding LHFPL tetraspan subfamily member 2 protein-like, whose amino-acid sequence MGEMYVIITTRNILWMVLSLAAALAVITGIMTPKWLYGSAKPFVVNSTEEITSDLLYQPSIGIYNRCRKIQRSIGGDPELNCYKYARSFMEIPSAAWRACLFFLCLGAFLLGVVALMSLIGFCVQSVGRKSIFSLGGVIQAMAALFLVIGLILYPAGWGSKTIDELCTRPLIQKPGAFVINDCSLGWAFFVVLGGTLLSFLCSLLSSQAEKSTSSDDVQDQISDGRTVICLI is encoded by the exons ATGGGAGAAATGTATGTGATAATAACAACAAGAAACATTCTATGGATGGTACTATCTTTAGCTGCTGCTTTAGCAGTCATCACTGGGATCATGACACCTAAGTGGCTATATGGAAGTGCAAAACCATTTGTGGTTAACTCTACAGAAGAAATCACCTCTGACTTGTTGTACCAACCTTCCATTGGGATTTACAACCGCTGTAGAAAAATTCAAAGATCCATTGGTGGTGATCCTGAGTTAAACTGTTATAAATATGCCAGAAGCTTCATGGAGATACCTTCAGCAGCATGGAGGGCTTGTCTGTTTTTTCTCTGTTTGGGAGCATTTCTTCTAGGAGTTGTTGCATTAATGTCATTAATCGGATTCTGTGTGCAAAGTGTTGGAAGGAAGTCTATCTTCTCACTTGGGGGAGTGATTCAAGCAATGGCAG CTCTCTTTCTCGTCATTGGACTCATTCTTTATCCAGCTGGTTGGGGCAGTAAAACAATTGATGAATTGTGCACTCGACCACTTATCCAGAAACCTGGAGCGTTTGTAATCAATGATTGTTCACTTGGATGGGCTTTCTTTGTGGTGCTTGGAGGGACACTATTGTCATTTCTGTGTTCCTTGTTATCATCTCAAGCAGAGAAGTCCACGTCAAGTGATGATGTTCAGGACCAGATATCTGATGGAAGGACAGTGATCTGTTTAATTTAG